In Anaerobacillus isosaccharinicus, one genomic interval encodes:
- a CDS encoding transposase codes for MKPALIPHISYQNFVLDQLNTHYSGGILTLVQKDWTIISKLWITDLSFTTTWLHDSYSVKGPEPRDPASMLRSYLLCLLTSPTLSITEWVNQLHRVPLYTILSGFEPGDVPGVGTFYDFFRRLSGFEKANVKPFIKLKRKKKKKKKPKKGEKATPRNPGIIRKLVDRHLRNGSKQKQLPGDQLYAFFQSQFLEVSARLGLLGDPHSLGVVGDGTPVETARYPRSKPICDCSAQGLTNCTHPRRYSQPDIDSGWDSSRERYFNGYHLYMISTSDSQYDLPLYPRLHPASRHDSVSLVVGSIEFSQRYTLGTIDKILLDAAHDAEPIYELLDHHNVEPFIDLNVRTKKNFSTQSDIQISPLGVPICPIGMEMKPNGFDKSQNRQKWRCPLACGTKNTCSTPCSKAKYGRTFHTFKQDNLRLFTKTPRSSEKWKLIYKRRTSVERSNKREKVDYHLESGRHRSTKMWYVRLYSIMMCQHIDAWYSSQKETLNIQEIIFSKSA; via the coding sequence ATGAAACCTGCGCTAATACCACATATCTCATATCAAAACTTCGTTTTAGACCAATTAAATACTCATTACTCAGGCGGTATACTGACTCTCGTACAAAAAGATTGGACTATTATCTCGAAGTTATGGATCACGGATCTTTCGTTTACCACTACGTGGCTTCATGATTCATATTCAGTTAAAGGTCCTGAGCCACGTGATCCTGCTTCCATGCTTCGCTCTTATCTTTTGTGTTTATTGACAAGTCCGACCCTGAGTATTACAGAATGGGTGAACCAACTCCATCGTGTTCCTCTTTACACGATCCTTAGCGGCTTTGAACCTGGGGATGTTCCAGGTGTCGGTACTTTTTATGACTTCTTCAGACGGCTATCAGGTTTTGAGAAGGCTAATGTAAAACCTTTTATTAAGCTCAAACGAAAAAAGAAGAAGAAGAAAAAACCGAAAAAGGGTGAAAAAGCAACTCCTAGAAACCCTGGTATTATTAGAAAATTAGTGGATCGTCATTTACGCAATGGCTCAAAACAAAAACAATTGCCGGGAGATCAATTATACGCGTTTTTTCAATCTCAATTTCTTGAAGTTTCAGCGAGATTGGGTTTGCTTGGGGATCCCCATTCCCTTGGTGTTGTTGGAGATGGGACACCCGTGGAAACAGCGAGATACCCAAGGAGCAAACCTATTTGTGATTGTAGTGCCCAAGGACTAACGAATTGTACTCATCCTCGTCGATATTCTCAACCTGACATCGACTCAGGTTGGGATAGTTCAAGGGAGAGGTACTTCAACGGATATCATCTCTACATGATATCCACTAGCGATAGCCAATACGACTTGCCGCTATATCCACGGCTGCATCCTGCTTCCCGGCATGATTCAGTCAGCCTAGTGGTTGGTTCAATTGAATTTTCGCAACGGTACACCTTGGGCACAATTGATAAAATCCTTCTCGATGCCGCACATGATGCAGAACCGATTTACGAATTACTGGACCATCATAATGTGGAACCATTTATTGATCTTAATGTTCGAACAAAGAAAAACTTCAGTACGCAAAGTGATATTCAGATTTCTCCCCTAGGCGTTCCTATTTGTCCAATTGGAATGGAAATGAAACCCAATGGGTTTGACAAATCTCAAAACCGCCAAAAGTGGCGTTGTCCACTAGCTTGCGGAACAAAAAATACATGTTCCACTCCGTGTTCTAAAGCGAAGTATGGCCGGACATTTCATACGTTTAAGCAAGATAATCTTCGTCTGTTCACTAAAACACCGAGGTCTTCTGAAAAGTGGAAACTGATTTATAAACGAAGAACTTCAGTTGAACGTTCGAACAAAAGAGAAAAAGTCGACTATCACTTAGAATCTGGGCGTCATCGCTCTACAAAAATGTGGTATGTCCGCTTATATTCAATCATGATGTGTCAACACATAGATGCTTGGTACAGTAGTCAGAAAGAGACTTTGAACATCCAAGAAATCATCTTTTCTAAGAGCGCCTAG
- a CDS encoding transposase has protein sequence MKPALIPHISYQNFVLDQLNTHYSGGILTLVRKDWTIISKLWITDLSFTTTWLHDLYSVKGPEPRDPASMLRSYLLCLLTSPTLSITEWVNQLHRVPLYTILSGFEPGDVPGVGTFYDFFRRLSGFEKANVKPFIKLKRKKKKKKKPKKGEKATPRNPGIIRKLVDRHLRNGSKQKQLPGDQLYAFFQSQFLEVSARLGLLGDPHSLGVVGDGTPVETARYPRSKPICDCSAQGLTNCTHPRRYSQPDIDSGWDSSRERYFNGYHLYMISTSDSQYDLPLYPRLHPASRHDSVSLVVSSIEFSQRYTLGTIDKILLDAAHDAEPIYELLDHHNVEPFIDLNVRTKKNFSTESDIQISPIGVPICPIGKEMKPNGFDISQNRQKWRCPLACGSKNTCSTPCSKAKYGRTFHTFKRDNLRLFTKTPRSSEKWKLIYKRRTSVERSNKREKVDYHLEAGRHRSTKMWYVRLYSIMMCQHIDAWYSSQKETLNIQEIIFTKSA, from the coding sequence ATGAAACCTGCGCTAATACCACATATCTCATATCAAAACTTCGTTTTAGACCAATTAAATACTCATTACTCAGGCGGTATACTGACTCTCGTACGAAAAGATTGGACTATTATCTCAAAGTTATGGATCACGGATCTTTCTTTTACTACTACTTGGCTTCATGATTTATATTCAGTTAAAGGTCCTGAGCCACGTGATCCTGCTTCCATGCTTCGCTCTTATCTTTTGTGTTTATTGACAAGTCCGACCCTGAGTATTACAGAATGGGTGAACCAACTCCATCGTGTTCCTCTTTACACGATCCTTAGCGGCTTTGAACCTGGGGATGTTCCAGGGGTCGGTACTTTTTATGACTTCTTCAGACGGCTATCAGGTTTTGAGAAGGCTAATGTAAAACCTTTTATTAAGCTCAAACGAAAAAAGAAGAAGAAGAAAAAACCGAAAAAGGGTGAAAAAGCAACTCCTAGAAACCCTGGTATTATTAGAAAATTAGTGGATCGTCATTTACGCAATGGCTCAAAACAAAAACAATTGCCGGGAGATCAATTATACGCGTTTTTTCAATCTCAATTTCTTGAAGTTTCAGCGAGATTGGGTTTGCTTGGGGATCCCCATTCCCTTGGTGTTGTTGGAGATGGGACACCCGTGGAAACAGCGAGATACCCAAGGAGCAAACCTATTTGTGATTGTAGTGCCCAAGGACTAACGAATTGTACTCATCCTCGTCGATATTCTCAACCTGACATCGACTCAGGTTGGGATAGTTCAAGGGAGAGGTACTTCAACGGATATCATCTCTACATGATATCCACTAGCGATAGCCAATACGACTTGCCGCTATATCCACGGCTGCATCCTGCTTCCCGGCATGATTCAGTCAGCCTAGTGGTTAGCTCAATTGAATTTTCGCAACGGTACACCTTGGGCACAATTGATAAAATCCTTCTCGATGCCGCACATGATGCAGAACCGATTTACGAATTACTGGACCATCATAATGTGGAACCGTTTATTGATCTTAATGTTCGAACAAAGAAAAACTTCAGTACGGAAAGTGATATTCAAATTTCTCCCATAGGCGTGCCTATTTGTCCAATCGGTAAGGAAATGAAACCCAACGGTTTTGACATATCTCAAAACCGCCAAAAGTGGCGTTGTCCACTAGCTTGCGGATCGAAAAATACATGTTCCACTCCGTGTTCTAAAGCGAAGTATGGCCGCACATTTCATACGTTTAAGCGAGATAATCTTCGTCTGTTCACTAAAACACCAAGATCTTCTGAAAAGTGGAAACTCATTTATAAACGAAGAACTTCAGTTGAACGTTCGAACAAAAGAGAAAAAGTCGATTATCACTTAGAAGCTGGGCGCCATCGCTCTACAAAAATGTGGTATGTCCGCCTATACTCAATCATGATGTGTCAACACATAGATGCTTGGTACAGTAGTCAGAAAGAGACTTTGAACATTCAGGAAATCATCTTTACTAAAAGCGCCTAG
- a CDS encoding IS1182 family transposase has product MLPKKELMLSSYSELYDILIPENHFLRKFNNLVDFEFIYDELKDMYNEAFGATAKCPIMMFKLLLLKVMYPMSDRDLIERATFDMSFKYFLDVAPEDKMVHPTSLTKFRKLRLQDESLLNLLIKKTVEIALKEGLIKSNQIIADSTHTNSMFNSKSPIEILIEQSKQLRKSVYKQDDTYKDKMPTKPSTSELVDHINYCNQLVDIIKKDEQLYVKEDVRLKAHLLEEIVNDDIEHLNSTVEKDAKVGHKSSDTSFFGYKTHIAMVPERIVTSAVVTTGEQNDGKQAKELIEKSIENGIEVKAFIGDGAYSEKDMIEYTKEKEIKLVSKLSKTVSEGTKRATGEFDYNKDAGRYVCTAGHMAIKKALHGKKKHATEGTVLRETHYFDIEKCKVCPLREGCYKEGSASKTYTVTLKKDKFHEEHQLYQETEEFKELAKNRYMIEAKNAELKNRHGFKKSHSHGLLGMHIQSATTIFVVNMKRIITLMG; this is encoded by the coding sequence ATGCTACCTAAAAAAGAACTAATGCTCAGTTCGTACAGTGAACTTTACGATATACTAATCCCAGAAAATCATTTCTTGAGGAAGTTTAATAACTTAGTTGACTTTGAATTTATCTATGACGAATTAAAAGATATGTATAATGAGGCATTTGGCGCTACAGCCAAATGTCCAATTATGATGTTTAAGTTACTATTACTCAAGGTGATGTACCCAATGTCTGATCGTGATTTGATTGAGAGAGCGACGTTTGATATGTCATTTAAATACTTTTTAGATGTAGCACCTGAAGATAAAATGGTTCATCCAACAAGCTTAACTAAATTTAGAAAACTTCGATTACAAGACGAATCATTATTAAATTTACTTATTAAAAAGACGGTTGAGATTGCCTTGAAAGAAGGGCTTATTAAATCCAACCAAATCATTGCGGATTCCACTCATACAAATAGTATGTTTAACTCTAAATCACCTATTGAAATCTTGATTGAACAGTCCAAACAGTTAAGGAAGAGCGTTTATAAACAGGACGACACTTATAAAGATAAAATGCCTACTAAGCCAAGTACGAGTGAATTAGTTGACCATATTAACTATTGTAATCAATTAGTAGATATCATTAAAAAGGACGAGCAGTTATACGTTAAAGAAGACGTAAGATTAAAAGCTCATTTATTAGAGGAGATTGTCAACGATGATATCGAACACTTAAATTCAACTGTAGAAAAAGATGCAAAAGTTGGACATAAGAGTTCAGACACATCCTTTTTTGGATACAAAACTCACATCGCTATGGTTCCAGAGCGTATTGTGACATCAGCTGTTGTTACAACAGGTGAACAGAATGACGGAAAACAGGCAAAAGAATTAATTGAGAAATCAATTGAAAATGGAATTGAAGTGAAAGCATTCATTGGCGACGGAGCTTACTCTGAGAAAGATATGATTGAATATACAAAAGAAAAAGAAATTAAGTTAGTATCGAAATTAAGTAAAACTGTATCAGAGGGCACTAAAAGGGCAACAGGTGAATTTGATTACAATAAGGATGCTGGGCGATATGTATGTACAGCAGGGCATATGGCAATTAAAAAAGCTTTACATGGGAAGAAAAAACACGCAACGGAAGGAACCGTATTACGAGAAACCCATTACTTTGATATTGAGAAATGTAAGGTATGTCCACTAAGAGAAGGCTGTTATAAAGAAGGATCTGCAAGTAAAACATATACCGTAACTTTGAAGAAGGATAAATTTCATGAGGAACACCAACTCTATCAGGAAACAGAAGAGTTCAAAGAGTTAGCGAAAAATAGGTATATGATCGAGGCTAAGAACGCAGAGCTAAAGAATCGCCATGGGTTTAAAAAAAGTCATTCCCATGGTCTCTTAGGTATGCACATACAAAGTGCAACAACCATCTTCGTAGTGAATATGAAACGAATTATCACGTTAATGGGTTAG
- a CDS encoding sodium:calcium antiporter: protein MVFLLFFIAALFTVLAAIKLSTYADVLSEKTSLGGMMIGTIFLAGATSLPEVTTSLTAIGLNNPDLAVGNVLGSNLFNLLIIASFDLYFRKKQIFKGASQSNLYTVYLGMFLTFVIFLALTLKLPYSVFGIGLDAILLLVIYVIGMYALSKKAKEGEEDEEEVPQISSAISLKRAIIGFSIAAIVILLAGSLLAITGDKIAVITGLGSSFVGSFLIAATTSLPEAVAVLIAIQLRNYNLAIGSVLGSNVFNILILIGADVFYRPAPIISTVSSVHSITAVATFILSVIVVYSLVRFKLPRFQTAYWIPSAVLIIVYFVSSLLIFTH from the coding sequence ATGGTATTTTTATTATTTTTCATCGCAGCACTTTTTACAGTACTAGCAGCAATTAAGCTTTCCACTTATGCTGATGTCCTGAGTGAGAAGACTTCCTTAGGTGGGATGATGATTGGGACGATTTTCTTAGCAGGGGCTACATCCTTACCTGAAGTAACGACAAGTTTAACTGCAATTGGCTTAAACAACCCTGACTTGGCAGTAGGAAACGTCCTAGGGAGTAATTTGTTTAATTTATTGATCATTGCAAGTTTTGACCTTTACTTTCGTAAAAAACAAATCTTTAAAGGAGCGTCCCAAAGTAATCTCTACACAGTTTACCTCGGTATGTTCCTAACCTTTGTCATTTTTCTTGCACTTACTCTTAAACTACCATACTCGGTTTTCGGGATTGGTTTAGATGCGATCCTATTATTAGTTATCTATGTGATTGGTATGTACGCCCTGTCAAAAAAAGCAAAAGAGGGTGAAGAGGACGAGGAAGAAGTACCACAAATTTCTTCGGCTATTTCATTAAAAAGAGCCATTATCGGCTTTTCAATTGCGGCCATTGTTATTTTATTGGCAGGTAGTTTACTAGCGATTACTGGAGATAAAATCGCTGTCATAACTGGTTTGGGATCAAGCTTTGTGGGAAGCTTCTTAATTGCAGCGACAACGTCACTACCAGAAGCGGTAGCCGTGTTAATAGCTATTCAACTTCGAAACTATAACTTGGCTATAGGTTCCGTTTTAGGGAGCAACGTATTCAACATTTTAATCTTAATCGGCGCTGATGTTTTCTATCGTCCAGCTCCAATTATTTCGACGGTTTCATCCGTCCATTCCATTACTGCGGTGGCAACTTTTATATTAAGTGTCATAGTTGTTTACTCATTAGTACGCTTTAAGCTACCGCGGTTTCAAACAGCTTATTGGATACCCTCAGCAGTGCTCATTATCGTTTACTTTGTTTCTAGTTTACTAATTTTTACTCATTAA
- a CDS encoding DsbA family oxidoreductase, protein MGKRRLEDALKKIEHPTKVVYRCFELDPSMPRDVDYNIYEKLSQKYGMSIEQAKSNCRNMEKSAKESGLDFRFDTMVLTNTFDAHRLAMFAKDNDLMQAMTERLLRAFYTESKHIGEHQTLIELAVEVGLNRDQVTEMLSSNAYSDAVRADEQEASQYGIRSIPYFLINKKYAITGAQPTETFVQSLHQIIEQDRLNQIESEDGGLNCDESGCELPKK, encoded by the coding sequence ATTGGCAAGAGGCGTCTGGAGGACGCACTTAAAAAGATAGAACACCCAACTAAAGTTGTTTATCGCTGCTTTGAATTAGATCCATCGATGCCACGTGATGTTGACTATAATATTTACGAGAAATTATCGCAAAAATATGGCATGAGCATCGAGCAAGCCAAATCTAATTGCCGCAACATGGAAAAAAGTGCAAAAGAGTCAGGCTTAGATTTCCGTTTTGACACAATGGTGTTAACGAATACGTTTGATGCCCACCGCTTGGCAATGTTTGCTAAAGACAACGATTTAATGCAGGCGATGACAGAGCGATTATTACGTGCGTTTTATACGGAGTCAAAGCATATTGGTGAGCACCAAACCCTCATAGAACTTGCAGTAGAAGTAGGCCTAAACCGTGATCAAGTAACAGAGATGTTATCAAGTAATGCTTATAGCGATGCGGTAAGAGCCGACGAACAGGAAGCAAGTCAATACGGTATTCGTAGCATCCCGTATTTCCTTATCAACAAAAAATACGCGATTACTGGGGCACAACCAACGGAAACGTTTGTGCAATCATTACACCAAATAATTGAACAAGATCGCCTTAACCAAATCGAGAGCGAAGATGGCGGTCTGAACTGTGACGAAAGTGGCTGTGAACTTCCGAAAAAGTGA
- a CDS encoding toprim domain-containing protein gives MAEKVLIVEGTSDRKRVMFVLDEPVNVICTNGTMSESKLEEFIFPIEDRDVYILVDADESGEKLRKQFKRVLPNATHIYTDKGYGQVETTPYDYLEKILKKHFLIKEKS, from the coding sequence ATGGCGGAAAAGGTTTTAATTGTTGAAGGAACAAGCGATCGCAAGCGGGTAATGTTCGTTCTAGATGAGCCTGTTAATGTGATCTGTACGAATGGGACGATGAGTGAGTCAAAACTGGAGGAGTTTATTTTTCCAATTGAAGATCGAGATGTTTACATACTTGTCGATGCTGATGAATCAGGTGAAAAGTTAAGAAAACAATTTAAAAGAGTCTTACCAAATGCCACCCATATCTATACTGATAAAGGCTATGGTCAGGTTGAGACAACACCTTACGACTATCTCGAGAAAATTTTAAAAAAGCATTTTCTCATCAAAGAAAAGTCTTAA
- a CDS encoding DUF2161 domain-containing phosphodiesterase, with translation MKEKEKILEVDLYKPIQTLFIKDGYEVYGEVKDCDIVAVKDDELVVIELKLTLNIELLVQATKRQRLTDHVYIAIPKPKYKLRSKRWTDICHLLKRLELGLIVVSFSGNRKKTEILFHPTSFDRKKSMRQNKRKREMVITEVNGRSGDFNVGGSNRTRIMTAYKENCIQIACYLEKFGQLSPKALIELGTGKKTPSILTKNFYKWFERIKRGTYVISEKGIKELKEYPELVDYYLEKLTEPNENSDEEV, from the coding sequence TTGAAGGAAAAAGAGAAGATATTAGAGGTAGATTTGTATAAACCAATCCAGACGTTATTTATTAAAGATGGATATGAAGTTTATGGTGAGGTTAAAGATTGTGATATTGTAGCTGTAAAAGACGATGAATTAGTTGTAATCGAATTAAAACTTACATTAAATATCGAGCTCCTCGTCCAAGCAACAAAACGACAGCGCCTAACAGATCATGTGTACATAGCGATCCCAAAACCAAAGTACAAACTGAGATCAAAACGCTGGACCGATATTTGCCATTTGCTTAAAAGGCTAGAACTTGGATTAATAGTTGTTTCATTTTCAGGAAACCGAAAAAAAACAGAGATTTTGTTTCATCCAACTTCATTTGATCGGAAGAAAAGCATGCGCCAAAACAAGCGAAAAAGAGAAATGGTGATCACGGAGGTAAATGGGCGAAGTGGAGATTTTAATGTTGGTGGGAGTAACCGAACGAGAATTATGACGGCCTATAAAGAAAATTGCATCCAAATTGCCTGTTATCTTGAAAAATTTGGTCAGCTATCCCCAAAAGCTTTAATTGAGCTTGGCACTGGAAAAAAAACACCGTCGATCTTAACAAAAAACTTCTATAAATGGTTTGAAAGAATTAAAAGAGGTACATATGTTATTAGTGAAAAGGGTATAAAAGAATTAAAGGAATACCCTGAGCTTGTCGACTATTATCTAGAGAAATTAACTGAGCCGAATGAAAATTCTGATGAGGAAGTTTAA
- a CDS encoding type II CAAX prenyl endopeptidase Rce1 family protein, with protein MFRGAIVKGLLRFGANVTIFVPAVFFGLIHLGNLLGGGDLVFGIYQTLWAIAGGIALTALRLRNGSIYPAILFHFILDITEYFSTGENGVHQTGFSINSLTIFLILNVLFAIYAYIAFKKSKYNVINSDVSINRGIANLLTKIYAKTFMFTEKLLKKLVFEAYFT; from the coding sequence ATTTTCAGAGGTGCGATTGTAAAAGGTCTACTTCGATTTGGTGCTAATGTGACGATATTTGTCCCTGCGGTTTTCTTTGGACTTATTCACCTTGGTAATTTACTAGGTGGAGGAGATTTGGTATTTGGTATCTATCAAACTCTCTGGGCAATAGCGGGGGGGATCGCATTAACAGCATTAAGACTTCGTAACGGGAGCATTTATCCGGCGATTTTATTTCATTTTATCCTAGATATTACGGAATATTTTTCAACCGGAGAAAACGGTGTTCATCAAACTGGCTTTTCAATAAATTCTCTAACCATTTTCCTTATTTTAAATGTCCTTTTTGCTATTTATGCATACATTGCCTTCAAAAAAAGCAAGTATAATGTGATCAATTCTGACGTTAGTATTAATAGGGGAATAGCCAACCTTTTAACGAAAATATACGCTAAGACATTTATGTTCACAGAGAAGTTATTAAAAAAGTTAGTTTTCGAGGCATATTTTACCTGA
- a CDS encoding IS110 family transposase has translation MNFKQNEKINQVTEKTLVVGMDIAKRTHFACFTDDRGRVLQKSFPVSQSHDGFEQFYQKILAALREHDKSEVIVGIEPTGHYWLNLAYFLEDLGISLVMTNPMHVKRSKELDDNLPTKHDRKDALVIARLVKDGRFSYPRILKDMEAELRAGSTFRSKLTEELGAVKNMMIRWLDRYFPEFTQVFPSFGKMALAVLECTPFPSDLHERQLEEVMTLYREVDGIKSPQKPKAMRLIEVAANSIGITEGRQMARYEITTLVQRYHQLEKKIDDITQQLVELVQTSVEYESLKTVPGLGDSTIVDLLAEIGSFSHYEDPRQLIKLAGLTLRENSSGQHKGQKRISKRGRRKLRALLFRVMMPMLRHNEAFRKLHEYYTNRSINPLRKKQSIVVLCGKLLKVLHGISTKHKAFDAQRMMRDIPSLVEAV, from the coding sequence ATGAATTTTAAACAAAACGAAAAAATAAATCAAGTCACTGAAAAGACACTCGTTGTTGGAATGGACATTGCGAAACGAACTCATTTCGCTTGTTTTACCGATGATCGTGGACGCGTGCTCCAAAAATCATTTCCTGTTTCTCAATCACATGATGGCTTTGAACAATTTTATCAGAAAATTTTAGCGGCACTAAGAGAACATGATAAATCGGAAGTCATCGTCGGTATTGAGCCTACAGGGCATTATTGGCTTAATCTAGCCTACTTTCTAGAGGATCTTGGTATTTCTCTTGTCATGACCAATCCGATGCATGTGAAACGATCAAAAGAGTTGGATGACAACCTTCCAACAAAGCATGATCGTAAAGATGCGTTAGTGATTGCCCGCTTGGTCAAAGATGGCCGTTTCAGCTACCCAAGAATATTAAAAGATATGGAAGCTGAGCTTCGTGCAGGTTCGACTTTTAGAAGTAAATTGACAGAGGAGTTGGGTGCTGTCAAAAATATGATGATTCGCTGGTTAGATCGTTATTTTCCTGAGTTTACACAAGTGTTTCCCTCGTTTGGGAAAATGGCGTTAGCAGTACTGGAATGTACACCATTTCCAAGTGATCTTCATGAGAGACAACTTGAAGAGGTAATGACTCTTTATCGAGAGGTTGATGGGATAAAATCTCCTCAGAAACCGAAAGCTATGCGCCTAATTGAAGTCGCTGCAAATTCAATTGGAATAACTGAAGGACGTCAGATGGCCCGTTATGAAATCACCACACTCGTTCAACGTTATCACCAATTAGAAAAAAAAATCGATGACATCACACAACAATTAGTAGAACTCGTACAAACTTCTGTAGAATACGAATCGCTCAAGACGGTTCCGGGTCTTGGAGACTCGACAATCGTTGACCTTCTAGCTGAAATCGGTAGCTTTTCACACTATGAAGATCCACGCCAACTTATCAAACTAGCGGGACTTACATTACGTGAAAATTCATCGGGGCAGCACAAAGGCCAAAAACGTATTTCTAAACGAGGAAGAAGGAAGTTACGAGCACTCCTATTTCGTGTCATGATGCCGATGCTCCGTCACAATGAAGCATTTCGTAAACTACATGAATATTACACGAATCGCTCGATCAATCCGTTACGTAAGAAGCAGTCAATTGTGGTCCTTTGCGGAAAACTACTAAAAGTTTTACATGGAATTAGTACAAAGCACAAAGCATTCGATGCACAGCGAATGATGAGGGATATCCCTAGTCTCGTAGAGGCTGTATAA
- a CDS encoding DUF4367 domain-containing protein: protein MKLIIKAILVLTVFLYPAYSIYTAAQYSDPQLEQLKKISDFKLLTPKSLSESSLEIKEPYPLNLSEKVTMVRLHYFENEKLKVGITQHQLNNYKTIQEEIIVNFGTGDVEIKKVAKEFVPDFSTGEKVNINGNEARFVPWGQKEGENIPGGILFWGQEGTYIEMDSSSITKREMIKIAKSMQ from the coding sequence TTGAAATTAATTATTAAGGCAATACTGGTACTTACTGTTTTTTTATATCCAGCATATAGTATCTATACAGCTGCGCAATATAGTGATCCCCAACTAGAACAATTAAAAAAGATTAGTGATTTTAAATTACTAACTCCAAAATCATTATCAGAAAGTTCATTGGAAATTAAAGAGCCCTATCCCTTAAATTTATCTGAGAAAGTGACAATGGTAAGGTTACATTACTTTGAAAATGAAAAGTTGAAAGTAGGAATAACTCAACATCAACTAAATAATTATAAGACCATACAAGAGGAAATTATAGTGAATTTTGGTACAGGCGATGTCGAAATTAAGAAAGTTGCTAAAGAGTTTGTGCCTGATTTTAGTACAGGCGAAAAGGTTAATATAAATGGAAATGAGGCAAGGTTTGTACCGTGGGGACAAAAAGAAGGTGAAAATATCCCTGGTGGTATTCTGTTTTGGGGGCAGGAAGGAACATATATTGAAATGGACTCTTCTTCAATAACCAAGAGAGAAATGATAAAAATTGCAAAATCGATGCAATAA